The Chelonia mydas isolate rCheMyd1 chromosome 1, rCheMyd1.pri.v2, whole genome shotgun sequence nucleotide sequence AGTAGCCTGCcccggatctgtttggtcctcaccccgtagatgatggggttGAGCGTGGCGGGCAGCAGGAGGTACATGTTGGCAACGAGAATGTGGAAATACAGGGGCACATTTTGGCCAAAGCGGTGtgtgagggaggagaagagagctgggatgtaaaaggttaagatggcacagaggtgggagctgcaggtcctcAAAGCCTTGAGCCGGGCGTCCTtcgtggggaggctgaagatggccctgaggatctggataTAGGACACAGCGATAAAAATCATATCCAGACCCCTGACACAGAGTACCACAAAGAGGCCGTAGTAACTACTGACGCGGGTGTCGccacaggccagcttcaccacggcTATGTGCTCGCAGTACGAGTGGGGGATGAtattggttctgcaatatggccactgccTCGCCAGGAGGAGAAAGGGCAATGCGACCATGCCGCCACGTAGCACCAAGGCCAGTCCAATCTTGGCCACCACGAggtttgtcaggatggtggaatgtctcaggggatcacagatggccacgtagcgatcaaATGCCATAGCCACGAAGATCCCAGACTCCATCACTGAGAAGCAGTGAaggaagtacatctgggtgaggcaggaaCTGAAATCGAtgtccctggaattgaaccagaagatgctcaggaTATTGGGCAGGGTGGATGTAGACAGGACCAGGTCGGTgatggccagcatgcagaggaaatagtacatgggcccatggaggcttgGTTCTGTCTTGACAATGAACAGGATGATGAAGTTTCCCAAGACGGCTATGATGTACATGGtggagaaggggatggagatccagacatgggccgcctctaggccaggaatgcccagcaggatgaaggtggaggggttggtgaagtcggttttgttggaatctgacatggagtaagGGAAAAGGTGTTCAACTCTGAGGCGTTCCCAGAGCCAAGGGTGATGTTCGCAGTACAAAagcctggatggagagacaatgTTAATATGAGCCACTACATGCCCTACCGGATACTTTCCCGATGGGTGAAGCAGATTGGTCGCTGTTGCAGCTcttgggggcagctggcagagcagaaagtaaaggaggacttgtggcaccttagagactaaccaatttatttgagcataagtttcgtgagctacagctcacttcatcggatgcatgaagtggaaagtacagtggggagatttatatacacagagaacacgaaacaatgggtgttaccatacacgccataacgagagtgatcaggtaaggtgagctattaccagcaggggagagtGTAAGGggaacgttttgtagtgataatcaaggtgggctatttccagcagttgacaagaaacatctgaggaacagtggggggcgaggagcgggaataaacatggggaaataattttactttgtgtaatgacacatccactcccagtctttattcaagcctaagttaattgtattcagtttgcatattaattccaattcagcagtctctcctaggagtctgtttctgaagtttttttgttgaagaattgtcacttttaggtctgtaatcgagtaaccaaagagcacaagaacaaatctgcacagacacacccctggaaccccgacctggggtattctatctgctacccaagatccataaacctggaaatcctgggcgccccatcatctcaggcattgaaccctgacagcaggattgtctggctatgtagactccctcctcaggccctacgctaccagcactcccagctatcttcgagacaccactgacttcctgaggaaactacaatccaccggtgatcttcctgaaaacaccatcctggccactatggatgtagaagccctctacaccaacattccacacaaagatggactacaagccatcaggaacagcatccccgataatgtcacggcaaacctggtggctgaactttgcgactttgtcctcacccacaactatttcacatttggggaaaaTGTATACCTTGAAATaggcggcactgctatgggtacccgcatggccccacggtatgccaacatttttatggctgacttagaacaatgcttcctcagctcttgtcccctaatgcccctactctacttgcgctacattgatgacatcttcatcatctggacccatggcaaagaagcccttgaggaattccaccatgatttcaacaatttccatcccaccatcaacctcagcctggaccactcCACACAAGAGTTCCACTTCTTGAAcattatggtgctaataagcgatggtgacataaacaccaccctataccggaaacctactgaccgctattcctacctacatgcctccagctttcaccctgaccacatcacacgatccattgtctacagccaagcgctacgatacaaccgcatttgctccaacccctcagacaaacacctacaagatctctatcaagcgttcttacaactataatacccacctgctgaagtgaagaaacagattgacagagccagaatggtacccagaagtcacctactacaggacaggcccaacaaagaaaataacagaacgccactagccgtcaccttcagcccccaactaaaacctctccaacgcatcatcaaggatctacaacctatcctgaaggacgatccatcactctcatagatcttgggagacacaccagtccttgcctacagacagcccccgaacctgaagcaaatactcaccagcaaccacacaccacacaacagaaccactaacccaggaacctatccttgcaacaaagcccgttgccaactgtgcccacatatctattcaggggacaccatcatagggcgtaatcacgtcagccacactatcagaggctcgttcacctgcacatccaccaatgtgatatatgccatcatgtgccagcaatgcccctctgccatgtacattggccaaactggacagtctgtatgcaaaagaataaatggacacaaatcagatgtcaagaattataacgttcaaaaaccggttggagaacacttcagtctctctggtcacgcgattacagacctaaaagtggcaattcttcaacacaaaaacttcaaaaacagactccaaggagagactgctgaattggaattaatttgcaaactggatacaattaacataggcttgaatagagactgggagtggatgtgtcattccacaaagtaaaactatttccccatgtttatttcccctcctcacccccccctgttcctcagacgttcttgtcaactgctggaaatggcccaccttgattatcactacaaaaggttccccccacccccggcacgctctcctgctggtaatag carries:
- the LOC119565119 gene encoding olfactory receptor 52M1-like; amino-acid sequence: MSDSNKTDFTNPSTFILLGIPGLEAAHVWISIPFSTMYIIAVLGNFIILFIVKTEPSLHGPMYYFLCMLAITDLVLSTSTLPNILSIFWFNSRDIDFSSCLTQMYFLHCFSVMESGIFVAMAFDRYVAICDPLRHSTILTNLVVAKIGLALVLRGGMVALPFLLLARQWPYCRTNIIPHSYCEHIAVVKLACGDTRVSSYYGLFVVLCVRGLDMIFIAVSYIQILRAIFSLPTKDARLKALRTCSSHLCAILTFYIPALFSSLTHRFGQNVPLYFHILVANMYLLLPATLNPIIYGVRTKQIRGRLLRLFTHKGI